Proteins encoded by one window of Candidatus Fermentibacter sp.:
- the thiM gene encoding hydroxyethylthiazole kinase has protein sequence MSVSTIQPAALLSESASTGLAALRAERPLIHHITNSVVTNFTANITLCLGASPVMAPAAEESAEMVRAAGALVLNIGTLDPAMVGSMISAGRRANELSIPVVFDPVGAGVTALRRDACTFIMREVRISIVRGNPGEIMAMGGRTGSVRGVDSLDRSGDRSLFDELASEWKAVIAATGPVDYVTDGSRAFEVRNGHPLLGMVTGTGCGATTAVACFAAQGGDLLAGAAGALSVYGAAAEKAALKAEGPGTFVPLFLDALASIRPAEAGGLAR, from the coding sequence ATGTCCGTATCCACGATCCAGCCTGCTGCCCTGCTCTCGGAATCCGCCTCCACCGGGCTCGCCGCCCTCAGGGCGGAGAGGCCCCTGATCCACCACATCACGAACTCGGTGGTGACGAACTTCACTGCCAACATCACGCTCTGCCTCGGGGCGTCGCCCGTCATGGCCCCGGCCGCCGAGGAGTCGGCCGAGATGGTCCGCGCCGCGGGCGCTCTCGTTCTCAACATCGGCACGCTCGACCCCGCGATGGTCGGCAGCATGATCTCAGCGGGGCGCCGGGCGAACGAGCTCTCGATCCCGGTGGTCTTCGACCCCGTCGGAGCCGGCGTCACGGCCCTGCGGAGGGACGCCTGCACCTTCATCATGCGGGAGGTCAGGATCTCGATAGTGCGGGGCAACCCGGGCGAGATCATGGCCATGGGCGGGCGCACGGGTTCGGTGCGCGGCGTGGATTCTCTCGACAGGTCCGGTGACCGGAGCCTCTTCGACGAACTGGCGTCCGAATGGAAGGCGGTCATCGCGGCAACGGGGCCGGTCGACTACGTGACCGACGGTTCCCGCGCCTTCGAGGTGCGCAACGGCCATCCCCTGCTCGGGATGGTGACAGGCACGGGATGCGGCGCGACTACCGCCGTGGCCTGCTTCGCCGCCCAGGGAGGGGATCTCCTGGCCGGGGCTGCGGGCGCCCTCTCGGTCTACGGTGCCGCGGCGGAGAAGGCGGCCCTCAAGGCGGAAGGCCCCGGCACCTTCGTACCGCTCTTCCTCGACGCCCTGGCCTCGATCCGCCCGGCCGAGGCCGGCGGGCTCGCACGGTGA
- the thiE gene encoding thiamine phosphate synthase: MSADRIPRDRLIELMKVYFVTDPRLFLPGTVEETCRDVLMAGVRTIQLRDKEAPPGDLLATAGRLKSLCLDYGALFIINDDPGTAVRIGAHGVHVGQGDMPAAEARMIMGPGPVLGVSVRTPREAAQAERAGADYVAANGVFATPTKTDLEAPLGLEGIRRIRAATSLPLVAIGGISSVNAAEVLAAGADCLAGVRIRWDAELIGRYAPGAAPTADRAGDA; encoded by the coding sequence ATGAGCGCTGACAGGATCCCCCGCGACAGGCTGATCGAGCTTATGAAGGTCTACTTCGTCACGGACCCGCGCCTGTTCCTTCCGGGGACGGTCGAGGAGACGTGCAGGGACGTCCTGATGGCCGGCGTCAGGACCATACAGCTCCGCGACAAGGAGGCGCCGCCCGGCGACCTGCTCGCGACCGCAGGGCGGCTGAAGTCGCTCTGCCTCGACTACGGCGCCCTGTTTATCATCAATGACGACCCGGGCACGGCCGTCAGGATCGGCGCCCACGGCGTCCACGTCGGACAGGGGGATATGCCCGCGGCAGAGGCGCGCATGATCATGGGCCCCGGCCCCGTCCTCGGCGTCTCGGTGCGCACCCCGCGGGAGGCGGCGCAGGCCGAGCGGGCAGGCGCAGACTACGTGGCCGCGAACGGAGTCTTCGCGACCCCCACGAAGACCGATCTCGAAGCCCCCCTGGGCCTCGAGGGCATCAGGCGGATCAGGGCCGCGACCTCGCTCCCCCTCGTGGCGATAGGCGGGATCAGCTCGGTGAACGCCGCGGAGGTGCTCGCCGCCGGGGCCGACTGCCTCGCCGGGGTCCGCATCCGGTGGGACGCGGAGCTGATCGGGCGCTACGCTCCGGGAGCCGCCCCGACCGCAGACCGGGCGGGGGACGCCTGA
- a CDS encoding FAD-dependent oxidoreductase — translation MIGAGPAGVSAAVEAARLGFEPLLFDGSGSAGGLVREAFEVRNLPGGVMAGCEVAAQFAELLGRWGIPVVHASIASVECGMRGVVLRDPAGGAMRASAVVAATGTEAVEPSIEGLPGSFGPGFYPSARALLAGSPEGSACVIGGGDAAFD, via the coding sequence GTGATAGGCGCGGGTCCCGCCGGGGTGTCCGCCGCAGTGGAGGCCGCGCGCCTCGGTTTCGAGCCACTCCTGTTCGACGGCTCCGGCTCGGCTGGCGGGCTCGTGCGGGAGGCCTTCGAGGTGCGCAACCTCCCCGGAGGTGTGATGGCCGGATGCGAGGTCGCCGCGCAGTTCGCCGAACTGCTGGGCCGCTGGGGGATCCCTGTCGTACACGCGTCGATAGCGTCGGTGGAGTGCGGCATGCGCGGAGTCGTGCTCAGGGATCCCGCGGGAGGGGCGATGCGGGCGTCGGCCGTCGTGGCGGCGACCGGCACAGAGGCCGTGGAGCCGTCGATCGAGGGGCTCCCCGGCTCCTTCGGCCCCGGATTCTACCCGTCGGCCCGGGCGCTCCTGGCAGGATCCCCGGAAGGCTCCGCGTGCGTGATCGGAGGCGGGGATGCCGCGTTCGACTAG
- a CDS encoding isochorismatase family cysteine hydrolase, giving the protein MAFLHPSTCIATGRGPRPGAAALLIVECQNAFTSASSRTRVEGAGAALEAIRRLAAAFSSAGLPVAATRHAHASVPRPGGMGSRWRSFIMEGSPEASLDPRLGAVPAGRVFTKSCYSAFRGTGLPAHLAGLGVSRLVICGFQTHICVESTARDAFERGFDVSVASDACASIRRDLHEAALLCMGHALGGVEDSAGILRQLGLS; this is encoded by the coding sequence ATGGCTTTTCTGCACCCATCGACATGCATCGCCACGGGCCGCGGGCCCCGCCCGGGAGCCGCCGCGCTCCTGATCGTCGAATGCCAGAACGCCTTCACGTCCGCCTCATCCAGGACCCGCGTGGAAGGCGCCGGTGCCGCGCTCGAGGCTATCCGCCGCCTCGCGGCCGCGTTCTCCTCGGCCGGCCTCCCCGTAGCCGCCACGAGGCACGCCCACGCTTCCGTACCGCGTCCGGGCGGCATGGGCTCCCGCTGGAGGAGCTTCATCATGGAGGGTTCGCCGGAGGCCTCGCTCGACCCGCGGCTGGGAGCCGTCCCTGCCGGGAGGGTCTTCACCAAGTCCTGCTACTCCGCTTTCAGAGGGACCGGGCTCCCCGCGCACCTGGCCGGGCTCGGCGTCTCGAGGCTGGTGATCTGCGGGTTCCAGACGCACATCTGCGTCGAGTCCACCGCAAGGGACGCCTTCGAACGGGGCTTCGACGTCTCGGTCGCATCCGACGCCTGCGCCTCGATCAGGCGCGACCTCCACGAGGCGGCGCTCCTCTGCATGGGTCACGCCCTCGGCGGAGTCGAGGATTCGGCCGGGATCCTCCGGCAACTGGGGCTTTCGTGA